One stretch of Streptomyces hygroscopicus DNA includes these proteins:
- a CDS encoding nitrate and nitrite sensing domain-containing protein, with protein MTPGRHAAARDRSPSWWAGVVEWRNWRLPVKLGAVLVVPALLAVALGVVQIQRDVERANTYADVQRLVRLRGGLMPLISDLQMERTMSAERLRDRASADPAMLRQQNQRVDRAQAAVTRTTKRAQGLEGVLANRYRDAFKMLDGLPALRQKVTSTDIGSWTAVTEYSKIINGLLDLDQALGSRFGEPQLSGPATALYDLELVQEQVHLQHVIVMDAPDPGTLKDPKLIRALQESDIRLRDKLGDFQAVATAGDQRAYRRTVTGPEVERRTRLLDTVLSQAGSQSSGQNAADTVPFSVRDWNRSSEATGTLINTVEKRLADRLRVTSAKLQDETSDRAGAESVLLFAVLLLAFAIGIAIARHLLRSLTVLRSTALDVAERRLPEAVSSIREGEMATTSISAVPVHTTEEFGQLARAFDAVHGQAVRLAAEQAALRGDLRDTLVNLSRRSQSLVDRLLRLMEQLELHEEDPDQLASFFKLDHLATRMRRNNENLMVLCGSTPVRPSEQRVPLDNVLRASVSEIEHYRRVVVEPVPAAEVIGYAAGDLARMIAELLDNATAFSPPETQVVVSNTLRLDGSALIEVRDEGFGMSGAELAKAHRRVAGDVSVEVPTSRQMGLTVVGRLARRHGVTVELISERDTGGGLRAGVLVPARLMLADKPALAGRESSLPVRQTSARTAEPVGTRRETGAAPAAPLPRRATDGARSLRAGDSPADSGDTGRSLPTRSSGSRAFVDAPQPGGLPRRIPPAKAGRPAPVGEDAPGKAAALGNGDGEGNGNAPADRRAVQRPGQPPLPPRRSRPAARDDAPSPWFASTEAETAPAGSPAEEPAESRKPADLPASELPRRPVPAAPASPGESRPDAADDPGQIVHERPGAADAGGVTQAGLPRRVPRQDPGTDRAKPRATEERPKPRGAADEETVRRNAGRTHSFLSNYQSGIRRGQPDGRDET; from the coding sequence ATGACCCCGGGCAGGCATGCGGCCGCGCGCGATCGCTCACCGTCGTGGTGGGCCGGCGTCGTGGAATGGCGCAACTGGCGGCTGCCCGTGAAGCTGGGTGCCGTTCTGGTGGTGCCCGCCCTGCTCGCCGTCGCCTTGGGCGTCGTGCAGATCCAACGCGACGTCGAGCGCGCGAACACCTACGCGGACGTGCAGCGGCTGGTCAGACTGCGCGGTGGGCTGATGCCGTTGATCAGCGATCTGCAGATGGAACGGACGATGTCGGCCGAGCGGCTGAGAGACCGCGCGTCCGCCGATCCGGCCATGCTCCGGCAGCAGAACCAGCGCGTCGACCGCGCGCAGGCCGCCGTCACGCGCACCACCAAGCGGGCACAGGGTCTCGAAGGGGTTTTGGCGAACCGCTATCGCGACGCGTTCAAGATGCTGGACGGGCTGCCCGCGCTGCGCCAGAAGGTGACGTCCACGGACATCGGCTCGTGGACCGCGGTGACCGAGTACAGCAAGATCATCAACGGTCTGCTCGACCTGGACCAGGCGCTGGGCAGCCGGTTCGGTGAACCTCAGCTCTCCGGACCGGCCACCGCGCTGTACGACCTGGAGCTGGTCCAGGAACAGGTCCACCTCCAGCACGTGATCGTCATGGACGCGCCCGACCCCGGCACGCTGAAGGACCCCAAGCTCATCAGGGCGCTCCAGGAGTCCGACATCCGTCTGCGGGACAAGCTGGGCGACTTCCAGGCCGTGGCCACCGCGGGGGACCAGCGCGCCTACCGGCGGACCGTCACCGGCCCGGAGGTCGAGCGGCGCACCCGGCTGCTGGACACCGTGCTGTCCCAGGCGGGTTCGCAGAGCTCCGGACAGAACGCCGCCGATACCGTGCCGTTCTCCGTCCGCGACTGGAACCGCAGTTCGGAGGCGACCGGAACCCTCATCAACACGGTGGAGAAGCGGCTTGCCGACCGGCTCCGCGTGACCTCCGCCAAGCTGCAGGACGAGACGAGCGACCGGGCCGGTGCGGAGTCCGTGCTGCTCTTCGCCGTGCTCCTGCTCGCCTTCGCCATCGGTATCGCCATCGCCCGGCATCTGCTGCGGTCGCTGACCGTACTGCGCTCCACCGCGCTCGACGTGGCCGAGCGCCGGCTCCCCGAGGCGGTGTCGAGCATCCGCGAGGGGGAGATGGCGACCACGTCGATCAGCGCCGTACCGGTCCACACCACCGAGGAGTTCGGGCAGCTCGCCAGGGCGTTCGACGCGGTGCACGGCCAGGCCGTCCGCCTGGCCGCCGAGCAGGCCGCGCTCCGCGGCGACCTGCGGGACACCCTGGTCAACCTCTCCCGGCGCAGCCAGAGCCTGGTGGACCGGCTGCTGCGCCTGATGGAACAGCTCGAACTGCACGAAGAGGACCCGGACCAGCTGGCCAGCTTCTTCAAGCTGGACCACCTGGCGACCCGGATGCGGCGCAACAACGAGAACCTGATGGTCCTGTGCGGCAGCACCCCGGTCCGCCCCTCCGAGCAGCGCGTGCCGCTCGACAATGTGCTACGGGCCTCGGTCTCCGAGATCGAGCACTACCGGCGGGTGGTGGTGGAGCCCGTTCCCGCCGCCGAAGTGATCGGGTACGCTGCCGGTGACCTGGCGCGAATGATCGCTGAGCTGCTGGACAACGCCACCGCGTTCTCCCCGCCGGAGACCCAAGTGGTCGTCAGCAATACACTGCGCCTGGACGGTTCCGCACTGATCGAGGTCCGCGACGAGGGATTCGGGATGAGCGGCGCCGAATTGGCCAAGGCTCATCGGCGCGTAGCGGGGGACGTATCCGTGGAGGTACCTACGTCCCGGCAGATGGGCTTGACCGTCGTCGGCCGTCTGGCCCGTCGCCACGGCGTCACCGTGGAGCTGATCTCGGAGCGCGACACCGGCGGTGGACTGCGCGCGGGCGTGCTGGTCCCGGCCAGGCTGATGCTCGCGGACAAGCCCGCCCTCGCGGGCCGGGAGAGCTCCCTGCCCGTCCGGCAGACCTCCGCCAGGACGGCCGAGCCGGTGGGCACACGCCGGGAGACCGGCGCGGCCCCGGCGGCGCCGCTGCCGCGCCGCGCGACCGATGGCGCCCGCTCGCTGCGCGCCGGGGATTCCCCGGCCGACTCCGGGGACACGGGCCGCTCCCTGCCGACCCGCTCCAGCGGCTCGCGGGCGTTCGTGGATGCCCCGCAGCCCGGCGGACTGCCGCGCCGGATACCTCCCGCCAAGGCCGGCCGGCCCGCCCCGGTCGGCGAGGACGCACCGGGGAAGGCCGCCGCCCTCGGGAACGGCGACGGCGAGGGGAACGGCAACGCCCCCGCGGACCGCCGTGCCGTACAGCGGCCGGGACAGCCCCCGCTGCCACCGCGGCGTTCACGTCCGGCCGCCCGGGACGACGCCCCCTCGCCGTGGTTCGCCTCCACCGAGGCCGAGACGGCCCCGGCGGGCTCCCCGGCCGAGGAGCCGGCCGAGAGCCGTAAGCCGGCGGACCTCCCGGCGTCCGAACTCCCCCGGCGGCCCGTCCCCGCCGCGCCCGCGTCCCCCGGCGAGAGCCGGCCGGATGCCGCCGATGACCCCGGCCAGATCGTCCACGAGCGGCCGGGCGCCGCGGACGCGGGCGGAGTCACGCAGGCCGGACTGCCCCGGCGGGTGCCGCGCCAGGACCCGGGTACGGACCGGGCCAAGCCGCGCGCCACCGAGGAGCGACCCAAGCCGCGTGGAGCCGCGGACGAGGAAACCGTGCGGCGGAACGCCGGCCGCACCCATTCATTCCTCAGCAATTACCAGTCGGGCATCCGCCGGGGTCAGCCCGACGGACGCGACGAGACATAA
- a CDS encoding MFS transporter: protein MGFLDRSRIIAGAGWNRWLIPPAALAIHFSIGQAYAWSVFKIPLEDSLDISGTASALPFQIGILVLGLSAAFGGTLVERKGPRWAMFVSLVAFSTGFLVAALGVATRNYWLVVLGYGGIGGVGLGIGYIAPVSTLMKWFPDRPGMATGTAIMGFGGGALIASPWSTEMLKAFGSDTSGIAKTFLVHGLAYAAFMSLGVVLVRVPPEGWRPAGWTPRDDSGKRLVTTANVSAKNAVRTPQFWLLWIVLCMNVTAGIGILEKAAPMIQDFFQDTASPVSASAATGFVALLSLANMAGRFVWSSVSDVVGRKNIYRLYLGAGALLYLTIMLEKDSSTALFVASTMVILSFYGGGFATVPAYLKDLFGTYQVGAIHGRLLTAWSVAGVAGPLIVDSIADSAHESGDTGPALYTFSFTLMMGLLVIGFIANELVRPVNPKFHEPEPAQAESASPEETPDPLPAERR, encoded by the coding sequence GTGGGTTTCCTCGATCGCTCTCGCATCATCGCAGGGGCGGGATGGAATCGTTGGCTGATTCCACCGGCGGCGCTTGCGATCCACTTCTCCATCGGCCAGGCGTACGCCTGGAGCGTCTTTAAGATACCTCTGGAAGATTCCCTAGACATTTCGGGGACGGCTAGCGCCCTCCCCTTCCAGATCGGCATTCTGGTGCTTGGGCTCTCTGCCGCGTTCGGGGGAACGCTGGTCGAGAGAAAAGGCCCGCGCTGGGCCATGTTCGTCTCGCTCGTGGCCTTCTCCACCGGCTTCCTGGTCGCCGCCCTCGGCGTCGCCACGCGCAATTACTGGCTGGTCGTTCTCGGATACGGCGGCATCGGCGGGGTCGGCCTCGGCATCGGGTACATCGCACCGGTGTCCACCTTGATGAAGTGGTTCCCGGACCGGCCGGGTATGGCCACCGGTACGGCGATCATGGGGTTCGGTGGCGGCGCGCTGATCGCCTCGCCCTGGTCGACGGAGATGCTCAAGGCGTTCGGCAGCGACACCAGCGGCATCGCGAAGACCTTCCTGGTGCACGGCCTGGCCTACGCCGCCTTCATGTCGCTGGGCGTGGTGCTGGTGCGGGTGCCGCCCGAGGGCTGGCGGCCGGCCGGCTGGACGCCCCGCGACGACTCGGGCAAGCGGCTCGTCACCACCGCGAACGTATCGGCGAAGAACGCGGTGCGGACGCCCCAGTTCTGGCTGCTCTGGATCGTGCTGTGCATGAACGTTACTGCTGGTATCGGGATCCTGGAGAAGGCCGCCCCGATGATCCAGGACTTCTTCCAGGACACGGCCAGTCCGGTGAGCGCGAGCGCCGCCACCGGCTTCGTCGCGCTGCTGTCCCTGGCCAACATGGCCGGCCGCTTCGTATGGTCCTCGGTCTCCGACGTGGTCGGCCGGAAGAACATCTACCGCCTGTACCTGGGCGCCGGTGCCCTGCTCTACCTCACGATCATGCTCGAAAAGGACAGCAGCACCGCGTTGTTCGTCGCCTCGACCATGGTGATCCTGTCGTTCTACGGCGGTGGATTCGCCACCGTTCCGGCCTACCTCAAGGATCTGTTCGGCACCTACCAGGTCGGCGCGATCCACGGCCGGCTGCTGACCGCGTGGTCGGTCGCCGGAGTCGCCGGACCGCTCATCGTGGACTCCATCGCGGATTCCGCGCATGAGTCCGGGGACACCGGCCCGGCCCTCTACACCTTTTCGTTCACTCTCATGATGGGGCTCCTTGTCATCGGCTTCATCGCGAACGAGCTGGTGCGTCCGGTGAATCCGAAGTTCCATGAACCGGAGCCGGCCCAGGCGGAGTCGGCGTCCCCGGAGGAAACCCCCGACCCCCTTCCGGCAGAGAGGCGGTAA
- a CDS encoding membrane protein, translating into MNKSVRPPASLPSERATGTGFTDRGDDTGEPDFEAIQQSPEFKLLRKRLLWFIFPMSAFFLCWYMTFVLFSAYDHDFMSRKLFGAVNTGTVFGLLQFVSTMAIVLTYRRFARKKLDPQVDTIHELAGVGKE; encoded by the coding sequence ATGAATAAATCGGTGCGACCGCCCGCTTCCTTGCCATCCGAGCGGGCCACCGGAACGGGGTTCACCGACCGCGGTGACGACACCGGGGAGCCCGATTTCGAGGCGATTCAGCAGAGCCCGGAGTTCAAACTACTCCGCAAGAGACTGCTCTGGTTCATCTTCCCGATGAGCGCCTTCTTCTTGTGCTGGTACATGACCTTCGTGCTCTTCTCGGCCTATGACCACGACTTCATGAGCCGCAAGCTGTTCGGCGCGGTCAACACCGGCACCGTCTTCGGCCTGCTGCAGTTCGTATCGACGATGGCGATCGTCCTGACGTACCGGCGCTTCGCGCGCAAGAAACTTGACCCGCAGGTGGACACGATCCACGAGCTGGCGGGAGTCGGCAAGGAATGA
- a CDS encoding acetate permease translates to MTLQIAARTTGSPIINLSVFFAFVLITLFVVYKATNRNSTTSDYYAAGSAFTGVQNGIALSGDFLSAASFLGISGAIAVHGYDGFLYSVGWLVAWLVALLLVGERLRNTGRFTVGDVMAYRMKQRPVRAAAANSTLVITFFYMLAQMAGAGGLIALLLNVHSKGGQALIITGVGLVMVFYVLVGGMKGTTWVQIIKAGLLLICVTFMSVFLLGKFGFSFSAILDQAAQNSSLGADLLNPGGWYGENAMTKLDFVSLSLSLVLGISSLPHVLMRFYTVPDAKEARRSVVWCSWSMFIFYLSILIVGYGATALVGSDRIVNAPGGENSAAPLLAFEIGGAMLLGVVSAVAFATILAVVAGLTLAASASFAHDVYANVIRNGKADPRSEIRVARLTALVIGFMAILGGIVTNGQNVAFLVSLALALAASANLPTILYTLFWKRFNTTGTLWSIYGGLGSGLVLIIFSPAISGGSTSIIKGMDFHWFPLTNPGLVSIPLSFLCGFLGTIFSKDSSDSKKQAEMEVRSLTGIGSKV, encoded by the coding sequence ATGACATTGCAGATCGCAGCCCGCACGACCGGCAGCCCGATAATCAACCTGAGCGTCTTCTTCGCTTTCGTCCTCATCACGCTGTTCGTCGTCTACAAGGCCACCAACAGAAATTCGACGACCTCCGACTACTACGCCGCGGGCAGCGCCTTCACCGGCGTCCAGAACGGCATCGCCCTGTCCGGCGACTTCCTCTCCGCGGCCTCGTTCCTCGGCATCTCGGGGGCGATCGCCGTCCACGGCTACGACGGGTTCCTCTACTCCGTGGGGTGGCTCGTGGCGTGGCTGGTCGCCCTCCTGCTCGTCGGGGAGCGGCTGCGCAACACCGGGCGGTTCACGGTCGGCGATGTGATGGCCTACCGCATGAAGCAGCGCCCGGTGCGCGCGGCGGCGGCCAACTCCACCCTGGTCATCACGTTCTTCTACATGCTCGCCCAGATGGCCGGCGCGGGTGGTCTGATCGCCCTGCTGCTCAATGTGCACAGCAAGGGCGGGCAGGCCCTCATCATCACCGGTGTCGGCCTCGTCATGGTCTTCTACGTCCTGGTGGGCGGCATGAAGGGCACGACCTGGGTGCAGATCATCAAGGCGGGCCTGCTGCTGATCTGCGTGACCTTCATGAGCGTGTTCCTGCTCGGCAAGTTCGGGTTCAGCTTCTCGGCGATCCTCGACCAGGCGGCGCAGAACAGCTCGCTGGGCGCCGATCTGCTCAACCCCGGTGGCTGGTACGGCGAGAACGCGATGACCAAGCTCGACTTCGTCTCGCTGTCCCTGTCACTGGTCCTCGGCATCTCCAGCCTGCCGCATGTGCTGATGCGCTTCTACACCGTGCCCGACGCCAAGGAGGCCCGGCGTTCGGTGGTCTGGTGCTCCTGGTCGATGTTCATCTTCTACCTGTCGATCCTGATCGTCGGATACGGCGCCACCGCGCTCGTCGGCTCGGACCGGATCGTCAACGCCCCGGGCGGCGAGAACTCCGCCGCTCCCCTGCTCGCCTTCGAGATCGGCGGCGCGATGCTGCTGGGCGTCGTCTCCGCGGTGGCCTTCGCGACGATCCTCGCGGTGGTGGCCGGGCTGACCCTGGCCGCCTCGGCCTCGTTCGCCCATGACGTGTACGCCAACGTGATCCGCAACGGCAAGGCCGACCCGCGCTCGGAGATCCGCGTCGCGCGGCTGACGGCGCTGGTGATCGGTTTCATGGCCATCCTCGGCGGCATCGTCACCAACGGCCAGAACGTGGCCTTCCTGGTGTCGTTGGCCCTGGCGCTCGCCGCGTCCGCCAATCTGCCGACGATCCTCTACACGCTGTTCTGGAAGCGGTTCAACACGACCGGGACGCTGTGGAGCATCTACGGCGGTCTGGGGTCCGGCCTGGTGCTCATCATCTTCTCGCCGGCGATCTCGGGCGGCTCCACGTCGATCATCAAGGGCATGGACTTCCACTGGTTCCCCCTCACCAACCCCGGCCTGGTGTCGATTCCGCTCTCCTTCCTCTGCGGATTCCTCGGCACGATCTTCAGCAAGGATTCCTCGGACTCCAAGAAGCAGGCGGAGATGGAGGTCCGGTCGCTGACCGGCATCGGTTCGAAGGTGTAA
- a CDS encoding RNA polymerase subunit sigma-24, whose translation MKRSRDRAASELFAALYPRLAGWCRRLVDDDETAHEIASEAFTRLWARWTSVEEPRGFLYVTAANLVRDHWRKMERERKAMRRATSEAALRPHAEQADPSVRLLVQSLPERLRVPILLHYYADMPIREVSVLTGRKEGTVKADLHAARELLRVHLRRSLDPTL comes from the coding sequence TTGAAACGGTCCCGTGACAGGGCGGCGTCCGAGCTGTTCGCCGCCCTCTACCCACGCCTCGCCGGCTGGTGCCGCCGGCTCGTCGACGACGACGAGACGGCCCATGAGATCGCCTCCGAGGCATTCACCCGGCTCTGGGCCCGCTGGACGTCCGTGGAGGAGCCCCGTGGCTTCCTCTACGTCACCGCGGCCAATCTCGTCCGGGACCACTGGCGCAAGATGGAGCGCGAGCGCAAGGCCATGCGCCGGGCCACCTCCGAAGCCGCCCTCCGCCCCCACGCCGAACAGGCCGACCCGTCGGTACGCCTGCTCGTACAGTCGCTGCCGGAACGACTCCGCGTTCCGATCCTGCTGCACTACTACGCTGATATGCCGATCCGGGAGGTGTCCGTACTGACCGGGCGCAAGGAAGGAACCGTCAAGGCCGACCTCCACGCGGCCAGAGAACTGCTCCGCGTCCACCTGAGGAGAAGCCTTGACCCCACACTTTGA
- a CDS encoding catalase/hydroperoxidase HPI(I) has translation MSENHEAIVTDAKTEEAGGCPVAHERAPHPTQGGGNRQWWPERLNLKILAKNPAVANPLDEGFDYAEAFQGLDLAAVKQDIAEVLTTSQDWWPADFGHYGPFMIRMAWHSAGTYRISDGRGGAGAGQQRFAPLNSWPDNGNLDKARRLLWPVKKKYGQALSWADLMILTGNVALESMGFTTFGFGGGREDVWESEEDVYWGPENTWLGDERYTGDRELENPLGAVQMGLIYVNPEGPNGNPDPIAAARDIRETFRRMAMNDEETVALIAGGHTFGKTHGAGPADHVGADPEAASIEEQGLGWRNSYGTGKGADAITSGLEVTWTTTPTQWSNNFFENLFGYEWELTKSPAGAHQWRPKEGAGEGTVPHAHDSAKKIAPNMLTTDLALRFDPVYEPISRRFYEHPDQFADAFARAWFKLTHRDMGPKSLYLGPEVPAETLLWQDPLPEAEGEVIDAADITALKAKLLDAGLSVAQLVSTAWASASTYRGSDKRGGANGARIRLEPQRDWEVNEPGELATVLRALEGVQQEFNAGAGAKKVSLADLIVLGGAAAVEKAAKDAGYDIEVPFTPGRVDATEEQTDAESFAALEPTSDGFRNYVGKGNRLPAEYLLLDRANLLTLSGPEMTALVGGLRVLGANYQQSAAGVLTETPGVLTNDFFVNLLDMGTTWKATSEDQSTFEGRDGATGAVKWTGTRADLVFGSNSELRALAEVYASDDAKEKFVKDFVAAWVKVSNLDRFDLV, from the coding sequence ATGTCCGAGAACCATGAGGCAATCGTCACAGACGCGAAGACGGAGGAGGCGGGGGGCTGCCCGGTCGCGCACGAGCGCGCTCCGCATCCGACTCAGGGGGGCGGCAACCGTCAGTGGTGGCCGGAGCGGCTCAATCTTAAGATCCTGGCCAAGAACCCCGCCGTGGCGAACCCCCTGGACGAGGGGTTCGACTACGCGGAGGCATTCCAGGGGCTCGACCTCGCGGCGGTGAAGCAGGACATCGCCGAGGTGCTGACGACCTCGCAGGACTGGTGGCCGGCCGACTTCGGCCACTACGGCCCGTTCATGATCCGTATGGCGTGGCACAGCGCGGGCACCTACCGGATCAGTGACGGCCGTGGTGGCGCGGGCGCCGGTCAGCAGCGCTTCGCCCCGCTCAACAGCTGGCCGGACAACGGCAACCTGGACAAGGCGCGCCGTCTGCTGTGGCCGGTGAAGAAGAAGTACGGGCAGGCCCTGTCCTGGGCCGACCTGATGATCCTCACCGGCAATGTCGCCCTGGAGTCGATGGGCTTCACCACCTTCGGCTTCGGCGGCGGGCGCGAGGACGTCTGGGAGTCCGAGGAGGATGTGTACTGGGGCCCGGAGAACACCTGGCTCGGGGACGAGCGCTACACCGGTGACCGGGAGCTGGAGAACCCGCTCGGCGCCGTGCAGATGGGTCTGATCTACGTCAACCCGGAGGGCCCGAACGGAAACCCGGACCCGATCGCGGCGGCCCGCGACATCCGTGAGACCTTCCGCCGGATGGCGATGAACGACGAGGAGACGGTCGCGCTGATCGCGGGCGGCCACACCTTCGGCAAGACCCACGGCGCGGGCCCCGCCGACCACGTCGGCGCGGACCCCGAGGCCGCCTCCATCGAGGAGCAGGGCCTGGGCTGGCGGAACAGCTACGGCACCGGCAAGGGCGCGGACGCCATCACCTCCGGCCTGGAGGTCACCTGGACCACCACGCCCACCCAGTGGAGCAACAACTTCTTCGAGAACCTCTTCGGCTACGAGTGGGAGCTGACCAAGAGCCCGGCCGGTGCCCACCAGTGGCGGCCGAAGGAGGGCGCGGGCGAGGGCACGGTGCCGCACGCCCACGACTCCGCGAAGAAGATCGCCCCGAACATGCTCACCACCGACCTGGCGCTGCGCTTCGACCCGGTCTACGAGCCGATCTCCCGCCGGTTCTACGAGCACCCCGACCAGTTCGCGGACGCCTTCGCCCGCGCCTGGTTCAAGCTGACCCACCGCGACATGGGCCCCAAGTCGCTGTACCTGGGCCCGGAGGTCCCGGCGGAGACCCTGCTGTGGCAGGACCCGCTGCCGGAGGCCGAGGGCGAGGTCATCGACGCCGCGGACATCACGGCCCTCAAGGCCAAGCTCCTCGACGCGGGCCTGAGCGTCGCCCAGCTTGTCTCCACGGCGTGGGCGTCGGCCTCGACCTACCGCGGCAGCGACAAGCGCGGCGGCGCCAACGGCGCGCGCATCCGCCTCGAGCCGCAGCGCGACTGGGAGGTCAACGAGCCCGGTGAGCTCGCCACCGTGCTGCGCGCCCTCGAGGGCGTTCAGCAGGAGTTCAACGCCGGTGCCGGTGCGAAGAAGGTGTCGCTGGCCGACCTGATCGTGCTCGGCGGCGCGGCCGCCGTGGAGAAGGCCGCCAAGGACGCCGGATACGACATCGAGGTGCCCTTCACCCCGGGCCGTGTCGACGCGACCGAGGAGCAGACCGACGCGGAGTCCTTCGCCGCGCTGGAGCCGACCTCCGACGGGTTCCGCAACTACGTCGGCAAGGGCAACCGGCTGCCGGCCGAGTACCTGCTGCTCGACCGGGCCAACCTGCTGACCCTGAGCGGTCCGGAGATGACGGCCCTCGTCGGTGGCCTGCGGGTGCTGGGCGCCAACTACCAGCAGTCGGCGGCCGGTGTCCTCACCGAGACGCCCGGCGTGCTGACCAACGACTTCTTCGTCAACCTGCTCGACATGGGCACGACGTGGAAGGCGACCTCGGAGGACCAGAGCACCTTCGAGGGCCGTGACGGCGCCACCGGTGCGGTCAAGTGGACCGGCACCCGGGCCGACCTGGTCTTCGGCTCCAACTCCGAGCTGCGGGCGCTCGCCGAGGTCTACGCGAGCGATGACGCGAAGGAGAAGTTCGTGAAGGACTTCGTCGCCGCCTGGGTCAAGGTCTCCAACCTCGACCGGTTCGACCTCGTCTGA
- a CDS encoding Fur family transcriptional regulator has product MTASQTPTPAEELRGAGLRVTAARVALLETIRDGDHLGVEAIASGVRDRVGHISLQAVYEALHAMTAAGLVRRIEPAGNPVRFEGRVGDNHHHVVCRSCGAVADVDCAAGEAPCLTASDDHGFSIDEAEVIYWGLCSDCSTATSS; this is encoded by the coding sequence ATGACCGCATCCCAGACTCCGACCCCTGCCGAGGAGCTGCGCGGTGCCGGCCTGCGGGTGACGGCCGCCCGTGTCGCGCTGCTCGAAACCATCCGGGACGGTGACCACCTCGGTGTCGAGGCGATCGCCTCCGGGGTACGCGATCGCGTCGGCCACATCTCCCTTCAGGCCGTGTACGAGGCCCTCCACGCGATGACCGCGGCGGGCCTCGTACGCCGCATCGAACCGGCCGGCAACCCCGTCCGGTTCGAAGGACGCGTCGGCGACAACCACCACCACGTCGTGTGCCGGTCGTGCGGTGCCGTCGCCGATGTCGACTGTGCCGCCGGTGAGGCGCCCTGCCTGACCGCGTCCGACGACCACGGCTTCTCGATCGACGAGGCCGAGGTCATCTACTGGGGCCTGTGCTCCGACTGTTCCACCGCCACGAGTTCCTGA
- a CDS encoding poly-gamma-glutamate synthesis protein PgsC encodes MIPAVLTPEIAAIGIAIGLLFSLVCYLTTNLSPGGMITPGWLALTLVEDLQRAAMVVGVTVLTYVGTLLMQKFVILYGKRLFAAVVLLGVTLQATVMIILSLEFPLMYANQTLGFIVPGLIAYQLVRQPRGATLLSTGSVTLMAYVVLTAGILLGVMPSA; translated from the coding sequence TTGATCCCCGCCGTCCTCACCCCTGAGATCGCCGCCATCGGCATCGCGATCGGGCTGCTCTTCTCGCTGGTCTGCTATCTGACCACCAACCTCTCGCCCGGCGGCATGATCACCCCGGGCTGGCTGGCGCTGACCCTCGTCGAGGATCTGCAGCGGGCCGCGATGGTGGTCGGCGTGACCGTGCTCACCTACGTGGGCACGCTGCTGATGCAGAAGTTCGTGATCCTCTACGGCAAGCGGCTGTTCGCCGCGGTCGTGCTGCTCGGCGTGACGCTCCAGGCGACCGTGATGATCATCCTGTCGCTGGAGTTCCCGCTGATGTACGCGAACCAGACTCTCGGCTTCATCGTCCCCGGACTGATCGCCTACCAGTTGGTCCGCCAGCCCCGGGGGGCCACCCTGCTGTCCACCGGGTCGGTGACGCTGATGGCCTATGTCGTCCTCACCGCCGGAATCCTCCTCGGCGTCATGCCGTCCGCCTGA